The following proteins come from a genomic window of Saccharicrinis carchari:
- a CDS encoding alanine/glycine:cation symporter family protein, whose amino-acid sequence MQKFNDMLLLIDSYIGSSAWFVYLLLGVGLFFTLYLGFPQLRYFRYALKIVRGKFDKEDDVGDTSHFQALATALSGTVGTGNIAGVAYAIFLGGPAALFWMLVTALIGMTTKFVEVTLSHKYRGKAEDGTISGGPMYYMKRRLNIKLPSGKLLKTGKIMAILFAVATVLSSFGTGNLPQINSIANAINTTFGIPHILTGLILSILLGTIIIGGIKRIALVTSRLVPTMAVIYFIGALAVILYNYQNVIPSLVAVFADVFTGTAATGGFLGASIAFAFNRGVNRGLFSNEAGQGSAPIAHSSARAHEPVSEGLVALLEPFIDTIIICSVTGITLLASGVWSQKHQNEFQRADLQFLTGIYNDQSSIEKAKLGKHVNRLNTLPLFTGELKVNEGKIMDEVSLIHARSLAEQVKVFSGQQLYSGSLTVDNGIVRAEGKIRFVGKSLIHSAPLTTLAFTRSWFGDFGKYIVSIGLLLFAFSTAITWSYYGGRAIIFLVGIKGLKYYRLVYVLAFFFASFTDTTIIWTFSGITIALMSIPNLIGIFSLHKEMKMEVKKFWVEYGKRFPNEKLPLLERNKQK is encoded by the coding sequence ATGCAGAAGTTCAATGATATGCTGTTACTGATTGATTCTTATATTGGTAGCAGTGCGTGGTTTGTTTATTTATTATTAGGTGTAGGTCTTTTTTTTACGCTTTATCTCGGTTTTCCTCAGCTTCGGTATTTTCGTTACGCCCTTAAAATTGTTAGGGGAAAGTTTGATAAGGAAGACGATGTGGGCGATACTTCCCATTTTCAGGCTTTGGCAACTGCCTTGTCTGGCACCGTAGGTACGGGAAATATTGCCGGAGTGGCATATGCCATCTTTTTAGGTGGGCCGGCGGCTCTCTTTTGGATGTTGGTAACCGCATTAATTGGTATGACCACTAAGTTTGTAGAGGTTACCCTGTCGCATAAATATCGTGGAAAGGCCGAGGATGGTACCATATCCGGAGGGCCTATGTACTATATGAAAAGGCGCTTGAACATTAAGTTGCCATCGGGTAAGCTGCTTAAAACGGGTAAAATAATGGCCATCCTTTTTGCGGTGGCTACAGTACTGTCTTCATTTGGTACCGGAAACCTACCTCAAATTAATAGTATTGCCAATGCCATAAACACTACTTTTGGAATTCCACATATCCTTACCGGCCTCATTTTATCCATACTACTGGGGACCATTATTATTGGTGGAATTAAGCGAATTGCCTTGGTCACTTCGCGTTTGGTGCCCACCATGGCTGTTATATACTTTATTGGTGCACTCGCTGTTATACTCTATAATTATCAAAATGTTATTCCCTCTCTTGTTGCCGTTTTTGCCGATGTATTTACAGGGACTGCCGCCACCGGTGGTTTTTTAGGTGCCTCGATTGCCTTTGCTTTTAATAGAGGAGTAAACAGGGGTCTGTTTTCCAATGAAGCCGGACAGGGTTCTGCTCCCATAGCACACTCCTCGGCCAGAGCACACGAGCCGGTTTCAGAAGGTCTGGTGGCGCTCCTTGAACCTTTTATCGATACTATTATAATTTGTTCGGTAACCGGAATTACCCTATTGGCATCGGGCGTTTGGTCGCAAAAGCATCAAAATGAATTTCAACGAGCCGACCTGCAATTCCTGACGGGGATATATAATGATCAATCCTCAATCGAAAAAGCAAAGCTAGGGAAACATGTGAACAGGCTTAACACCTTGCCTCTTTTTACAGGTGAGTTAAAGGTGAATGAAGGGAAGATAATGGATGAGGTATCATTGATTCACGCCCGATCGCTGGCCGAGCAAGTAAAGGTATTCAGCGGCCAGCAGTTGTATTCGGGAAGCCTTACAGTGGATAATGGTATTGTTAGGGCGGAAGGGAAAATTCGATTTGTAGGTAAGTCGCTTATTCATAGTGCGCCTTTAACTACCCTGGCATTTACCCGGAGCTGGTTTGGCGATTTCGGAAAATACATTGTTTCCATTGGCTTGCTACTGTTCGCATTTTCTACCGCTATTACCTGGTCGTATTATGGTGGAAGGGCAATTATTTTTTTGGTGGGTATTAAGGGATTAAAGTATTACCGCCTGGTATATGTGCTTGCTTTCTTCTTTGCTTCATTTACAGATACCACTATAATTTGGACTTTCTCGGGTATCACCATAGCCCTGATGAGTATTCCTAACTTAATTGGTATATTTTCGTTACACAAGGAAATGAAAATGGAGGTTAAGAAGTTTTGGGTGGAATATGGAAAACGTTTTCCGAATGAAAAATTGCCATTGCTTGAACGAAATAAACAGAAATAG
- a CDS encoding tetratricopeptide repeat protein: MCRFKIHLFLFVFLSAIAFASYGQQSDNEVVLNAFSEMDFNTVYYPQKASLQLDSIINSFNNSEKLTYKGHIEYIRAQLFYNQMEVDSSLYYVEDAISYFTDEEDKEWLARCQFLLGRIAETTGLYEQAKINYYETIKLSETSEERMVGFAYIAVARCMMTLSEDYEAEVIKGVEILKESPHEEVQLYADFMEQYFRLMEPDTPGKLNVIANKYLDKKVYNRAVNVYKIVASSYHAQQEYDSAHLYCDKAIQISEEYNVGHLILPALYQFKGVLYFKQKKYKTANDFFDMSLDLYAKFNQHNRMLYTYNYLHQIDLAQNDYKKAYSNLHKYIDLVEKTTSSEKIRMAKVLEINNKVGLMKGQLAQMKIEKKASEFMLYLVLLITAVILVGVAIYVYLYQKNKKAKIEELNKEFHNLLIGIGEKQLLEHRLSTPSQSKKRSTSRLTKELNVNGMSEEDLSDNFDSCYMETIGLLTGAFPQLTRTEVRYAVMICLKLPMEVISKVQNVQPASIRKAKQRIRTKLNVSCNLDIYLQQHLEKLLADLAQ, encoded by the coding sequence ATGTGTCGTTTTAAAATCCATCTGTTTCTATTTGTGTTTCTGTCGGCAATAGCTTTTGCAAGTTATGGTCAACAGTCAGATAATGAGGTAGTACTTAATGCTTTCTCCGAAATGGACTTTAATACGGTTTATTATCCGCAAAAAGCAAGCCTACAACTGGATTCGATAATAAACTCATTCAATAATTCCGAGAAACTTACTTATAAAGGTCACATTGAATATATTCGGGCACAGCTATTTTATAATCAAATGGAAGTGGACTCTTCCCTCTATTACGTGGAGGATGCCATATCTTATTTTACGGATGAGGAGGATAAAGAATGGTTGGCTCGCTGTCAGTTCTTGTTAGGCCGAATTGCCGAAACCACGGGACTTTACGAACAAGCGAAAATTAATTATTACGAAACAATTAAGCTAAGCGAAACAAGTGAAGAGCGGATGGTAGGTTTTGCCTATATAGCAGTAGCAAGATGTATGATGACTTTATCTGAGGATTATGAAGCAGAGGTAATAAAAGGAGTTGAGATATTAAAAGAAAGTCCGCATGAGGAGGTTCAACTCTATGCCGATTTTATGGAGCAGTATTTTAGGCTGATGGAACCAGACACCCCGGGAAAGCTGAATGTAATAGCAAATAAGTACTTAGATAAGAAAGTGTACAACCGGGCGGTAAATGTATATAAGATTGTGGCCAGCAGTTATCATGCCCAACAAGAATACGATTCGGCTCATTTGTATTGCGATAAGGCAATTCAAATCAGTGAAGAATACAATGTGGGCCATTTGATTTTGCCCGCTTTGTATCAGTTTAAGGGGGTACTTTATTTTAAGCAAAAAAAATATAAAACGGCCAATGACTTCTTCGATATGTCACTCGATCTGTACGCCAAATTCAACCAGCACAACAGGATGTTGTACACATATAATTATTTGCATCAGATAGACCTGGCACAAAATGACTATAAAAAGGCCTATTCAAATTTGCACAAATACATCGATTTAGTTGAGAAGACAACATCCTCTGAAAAAATACGAATGGCTAAGGTATTAGAAATAAATAATAAGGTTGGCTTGATGAAAGGGCAACTGGCTCAGATGAAAATTGAAAAAAAAGCCAGTGAGTTTATGCTTTATCTTGTGCTGTTAATTACAGCTGTAATACTAGTTGGAGTAGCTATTTACGTTTATTTATACCAAAAGAACAAAAAGGCCAAAATTGAGGAATTAAATAAGGAGTTCCATAATCTGCTCATAGGAATTGGCGAAAAACAATTGTTGGAACATAGGCTAAGTACACCTTCGCAAAGTAAAAAACGCAGCACTTCGCGGTTGACAAAGGAGCTTAATGTGAATGGTATGAGCGAAGAGGATTTAAGCGATAATTTTGATAGCTGCTATATGGAGACAATTGGATTGTTAACCGGAGCCTTTCCGCAATTAACCAGAACCGAAGTGAGATATGCGGTAATGATATGTCTTAAACTACCAATGGAAGTGATCTCAAAAGTACAAAACGTGCAGCCTGCTTCTATACGAAAAGCGAAACAACGTATCCGAACAAAATTAAACGTGAGTTGCAATCTGGATATTTATCTGCAACAACATCTCGAAAAATTACTTGCAGATTTGGCACAATAG
- a CDS encoding beta-N-acetylhexosaminidase, which yields MKITTFFLLAFMLQHATAAQQLREYLMPMPQHMQITEGHLNHYHKTAFASDQFIRTVEQIIPFNIKGTVKDYYSPLFTNSFKLALDPKLKRAQEYKLTIDSCSITIKGNNEAALFYGKQTLQQIIKYSKDTGRPIPCLTISDWPDFERRGYMLDISRDKVPSMETLYSIIDFLAFFKINEFQLYTEHTFAYKNHATVWKGASPITAEEIKLLDAFCKSRFIDLVPNQNSFGHMENWLKHDEYLHLAECPTDCKTIWGQRSRHSLNPLNPKSLELMQELYAELLPNFSSTYFNIGCDETVELGNGLSKEACKEKGKGTVYLDFVKKLNTEANKHGKKAQFWGDIILNYPELIPSLPQNMTAMVWGYESYFPFEKQLPRFKHSGLDFYVCPGTGTWRSLIGRNRDAFANLQRAAQYGKTYGAKGYLNTNWGDWGHWQPLSVCYPAMTVGAAYAWNTTINPTENLSTVLDKFVFKDPSGKLSEALLKLGNAYLLCGIPEGNANAFHLMLRRYKWSMKGHYQTKMITKDKLLAAKAEINKALELLQASTPTCSDAAITVEEIRHAANLAKHGIKLGVARLEAKKLATKNIDSPTRSMLSVELEQIVKKHNELWTKRNRIGGLKSSEQKLNDLLNYYQQPH from the coding sequence ATGAAAATTACCACATTTTTTTTACTTGCATTTATGCTTCAGCATGCTACAGCGGCTCAGCAGCTTAGGGAGTATTTAATGCCTATGCCACAGCACATGCAGATTACAGAAGGGCACCTGAACCATTATCACAAGACCGCATTTGCAAGCGATCAATTTATACGTACCGTTGAACAGATAATCCCTTTCAATATAAAGGGCACTGTAAAAGATTATTATTCGCCGCTTTTTACCAATTCATTTAAACTGGCCCTTGATCCTAAATTAAAACGCGCTCAGGAATATAAATTAACTATAGATTCATGTTCCATCACCATTAAAGGCAACAATGAAGCTGCCTTATTTTACGGCAAGCAAACGCTACAACAAATTATCAAATACAGCAAAGATACGGGTCGTCCTATCCCTTGCTTAACCATTAGCGATTGGCCTGATTTTGAGCGAAGAGGATACATGTTGGACATCAGCAGGGACAAAGTACCCAGCATGGAAACGCTTTATAGCATAATCGATTTTCTGGCTTTTTTTAAGATTAATGAATTTCAATTATATACCGAGCATACTTTCGCCTATAAAAACCACGCCACGGTATGGAAAGGGGCAAGCCCAATTACCGCCGAAGAGATTAAATTGTTAGATGCCTTCTGCAAAAGCAGGTTTATCGATCTTGTGCCAAATCAAAATTCTTTTGGTCACATGGAAAATTGGTTAAAGCACGATGAATACCTCCATTTGGCGGAGTGTCCTACAGATTGCAAAACAATATGGGGCCAACGTAGCCGGCATAGTTTAAACCCGCTTAACCCTAAGTCGTTGGAACTCATGCAAGAGCTATATGCTGAATTACTGCCCAATTTCAGCAGCACTTATTTTAACATAGGATGTGACGAAACAGTAGAACTTGGCAATGGATTATCGAAAGAAGCATGCAAGGAAAAAGGAAAAGGCACAGTATATCTCGACTTTGTAAAGAAACTAAACACGGAAGCAAACAAACATGGTAAAAAAGCCCAATTTTGGGGCGACATTATACTAAACTATCCCGAACTCATCCCCTCCCTTCCGCAGAACATGACAGCTATGGTATGGGGCTACGAAAGCTATTTCCCGTTTGAAAAACAATTACCCAGATTTAAGCATAGTGGCTTAGACTTTTATGTATGTCCGGGCACGGGGACCTGGCGGTCGCTCATTGGCCGCAACAGGGATGCCTTTGCCAATTTACAGCGTGCCGCACAATACGGCAAGACATATGGAGCCAAAGGTTATCTGAATACAAACTGGGGTGACTGGGGGCATTGGCAACCCTTGTCTGTTTGTTACCCGGCCATGACCGTAGGTGCCGCTTATGCCTGGAACACTACTATTAACCCTACCGAGAACCTAAGCACCGTATTAGATAAATTTGTTTTTAAGGACCCCTCTGGCAAGCTATCGGAAGCCTTATTAAAACTGGGTAACGCATATCTCCTATGCGGTATTCCTGAAGGAAATGCGAATGCTTTTCATTTAATGTTACGACGTTACAAATGGTCGATGAAAGGGCATTACCAAACTAAGATGATAACAAAAGATAAACTGTTAGCTGCCAAGGCAGAAATCAATAAGGCATTAGAACTTTTACAGGCCTCCACTCCTACCTGTTCGGATGCAGCTATAACAGTTGAAGAAATAAGGCATGCAGCAAACCTGGCAAAACATGGTATTAAACTTGGAGTAGCCCGTCTCGAAGCCAAAAAATTGGCCACTAAAAATATCGACTCTCCTACCCGATCAATGCTTTCAGTTGAATTGGAACAAATTGTAAAAAAACATAATGAACTATGGACAAAGCGAAACCGGATAGGCGGGCTTAAAAGTTCCGAACAAAAATTAAACGATTTATTAAATTATTATCAACAACCTCATTAA
- a CDS encoding B12-binding domain-containing radical SAM protein, with product MKSKVLLITPPFTQLNTPYPATPYLKGYLNTQHISSFQLDLGLDVILTIFSSKGLKQIFKIDPEILSNASENSQRIYALRHEYINLIDDLILFLQGSNDMLAHRICSDWFLPRASRFDQLEDLEWNFGNMGIRDKARHLTTLLLEDISDFIVECIDPHFGFSRYAERLSSSALIFDNIYNALLTDESLIVQFQLAILEDYLNREKPDMIALSIPFPGNLFSALKCGQYIKKYHPHITVCFGGGYANTELRSLCDPRIFEFVDYITLDDGEIPLLNLIEYLEGERPREQLKRTFACIEKQVRYLNGSQSKDISFRDPICPDYTDLAAHRYLSVIEISNPMHRLWSDGFWNKLTMAHGCYWGRCAFCDTSLDYISRFEPATAKLLCNKMEIIIDVTGHTGFHFVDEAAPPALMIALSKEILKRNLNVTWWANIRFESSFTADVCQLLKKSGCIAVSGGLEVASDRILSLINKGVSVEKVAKVCKNFTDAGILTHAYLMYGFPTQTVQETINSLEVVKQLFENQIVHSGFWHQFALTAHSPVGKNPDRFNVKIKDAGPHPFANNDLEHSDPTGAPHYKFSDGLKKSLYNYMHDVGFDLPLQRWFDFKIPSPQISYDFIYQSLQEPAHQVPLPNSKLVWLENIPELRFYDKKKKGKNTQMGELTFYMKQGTAQLKMKATLAIWIKELLQRCSVKHFTQPTFNQTRDSFKENNLGDFNVFWQSYNGQELHQFGLLNI from the coding sequence TTGAAATCCAAAGTTCTGCTGATTACACCACCATTTACACAGCTTAACACGCCCTATCCGGCAACACCTTACTTAAAAGGATATCTGAACACGCAACACATATCTTCGTTTCAATTGGATTTAGGGCTTGATGTAATCTTAACTATTTTTTCGTCCAAAGGGTTGAAACAAATATTTAAAATTGACCCTGAAATACTATCCAACGCATCTGAAAACAGCCAACGTATTTATGCTCTGCGGCATGAATATATCAATCTTATCGACGATTTGATATTATTTTTACAAGGAAGCAACGATATGCTTGCCCATCGAATATGCTCCGATTGGTTTTTACCACGCGCCTCGCGTTTTGACCAACTGGAAGATTTAGAATGGAACTTTGGTAACATGGGTATACGCGATAAGGCCAGACACCTAACCACCTTATTACTGGAAGATATATCCGATTTTATTGTAGAGTGCATCGACCCGCATTTCGGTTTCAGTCGCTACGCAGAACGGCTCAGCTCCTCGGCTTTAATTTTCGACAATATATATAACGCTCTACTCACCGACGAATCGCTAATCGTACAATTTCAGTTAGCGATATTAGAGGATTATCTCAATCGCGAAAAGCCCGATATGATTGCACTTTCGATACCATTCCCCGGTAATTTATTTTCAGCTTTAAAGTGTGGACAATATATAAAAAAATACCATCCCCACATTACCGTATGCTTTGGCGGTGGATATGCCAATACAGAGTTGCGTTCGTTGTGTGATCCAAGAATTTTTGAATTTGTAGATTATATCACCCTCGACGATGGCGAAATCCCCCTATTGAACCTGATAGAATACTTAGAAGGCGAAAGACCTCGTGAACAACTAAAAAGAACTTTTGCCTGCATCGAGAAACAAGTAAGGTATCTAAACGGATCTCAAAGCAAAGATATTTCGTTCAGGGATCCCATTTGCCCGGATTACACCGACTTAGCAGCGCATCGGTATTTATCTGTTATAGAAATAAGCAACCCCATGCACCGATTGTGGAGCGATGGTTTTTGGAACAAGTTGACCATGGCCCATGGATGTTATTGGGGACGTTGTGCTTTTTGCGATACAAGCCTTGATTATATTTCGCGCTTTGAACCGGCCACCGCCAAATTGCTCTGCAACAAAATGGAAATAATAATAGATGTAACCGGACATACGGGTTTTCACTTTGTAGATGAAGCAGCACCACCTGCATTAATGATAGCCCTCTCAAAAGAAATTTTAAAGCGGAACCTGAATGTTACCTGGTGGGCCAATATACGCTTTGAGAGCAGTTTTACCGCCGATGTTTGCCAATTGCTAAAGAAGTCGGGATGCATAGCTGTTTCAGGCGGTCTCGAAGTAGCATCGGATCGTATATTATCGCTAATTAACAAAGGCGTTAGTGTAGAAAAAGTAGCTAAGGTATGTAAAAACTTTACCGATGCCGGCATTTTGACCCATGCCTATCTTATGTACGGATTTCCCACACAGACAGTCCAGGAAACCATTAATTCGCTGGAAGTAGTGAAACAGCTTTTTGAAAATCAGATTGTACACTCCGGTTTTTGGCATCAATTTGCACTGACCGCCCACAGCCCCGTTGGTAAAAATCCCGACAGGTTTAACGTGAAAATAAAAGATGCAGGCCCACACCCATTTGCCAACAACGATCTGGAGCACAGCGACCCAACAGGAGCGCCCCATTATAAGTTCAGCGATGGCCTGAAAAAATCGTTATATAATTACATGCATGATGTTGGCTTTGACTTACCACTGCAAAGATGGTTCGATTTTAAAATTCCGTCACCACAAATTTCGTATGACTTTATTTATCAATCCCTTCAGGAGCCTGCACATCAAGTACCACTGCCAAATAGTAAACTCGTATGGCTGGAAAACATACCTGAACTCCGATTTTACGACAAAAAAAAGAAAGGGAAAAATACCCAAATGGGCGAACTTACGTTCTACATGAAACAAGGTACAGCTCAACTAAAAATGAAAGCTACACTCGCCATTTGGATCAAAGAATTACTACAAAGGTGTAGTGTTAAGCACTTTACGCAACCTACATTTAACCAGACAAGAGATAGTTTTAAGGAAAACAATCTGGGCGATTTTAATGTATTTTGGCAAAGCTATAACGGGCAAGAGCTTCACCAATTTGGATTATTGAATATCTAA
- a CDS encoding T9SS type A sorting domain-containing protein — MFKFTLCSLLVWGLAIQTSWAQGGQSCNQAVNAQQGINIADNSLGDQWFSYTATSTGKVTVSSCGQTTADTYVEVFDGCNVEAFTFSNDFCEKQSEVSFEVISGLSYQICWRAKYTNRNFEWFLTEAPIEQGEFCTSAITVEAGSSNTSIPTNQYRWYEFTASRTGKITIEAGPDCKVAVFDNCNYTTSLNNDDNWNPAKVAIEGVAGESYLVALFNSGSNSTVNWLITESDWQTGERCSDPIEVYNLNEAPIDHDSGTDKWYRFIAFEDGDVTISSVGLTNQDTYLEIYEGCGSERIAFSDDASGLQSELVLNAKANKAYYIKWDNIFQLEPYAWNLKSGNYSTSLPEMENASIGVYPNPSFGPVTIDLRGFESEMVNISVMSVTGAAVKMFRLPGGKEVSYDLSDLSKGIYQIVLEDLVSKKVVKFLKK, encoded by the coding sequence ATGTTTAAATTCACTTTATGTTCGCTACTAGTTTGGGGACTGGCGATACAAACTTCATGGGCCCAGGGAGGGCAATCATGTAACCAGGCAGTTAATGCTCAACAAGGAATCAATATTGCTGACAACTCATTGGGCGACCAATGGTTTTCGTATACAGCTACTTCAACAGGTAAGGTAACAGTTTCGTCCTGCGGACAAACCACCGCCGACACTTACGTAGAGGTTTTTGATGGCTGCAACGTGGAGGCTTTTACATTTAGCAACGATTTTTGCGAAAAACAATCGGAAGTAAGCTTTGAAGTAATATCCGGCTTAAGCTACCAAATATGTTGGAGAGCTAAATATACCAACCGCAACTTCGAGTGGTTCCTGACCGAAGCACCCATAGAGCAAGGCGAATTTTGTACTTCAGCCATAACCGTTGAGGCGGGTAGCTCAAATACCAGCATACCCACAAACCAATACAGATGGTACGAATTTACGGCCAGCCGTACAGGAAAAATAACAATTGAGGCCGGTCCTGATTGTAAGGTGGCAGTATTTGATAATTGCAACTATACCACCTCATTGAATAATGATGATAACTGGAATCCCGCAAAAGTAGCTATTGAGGGAGTTGCCGGTGAAAGCTATTTAGTGGCACTATTTAATTCCGGATCAAATTCTACTGTCAATTGGCTTATCACCGAAAGCGATTGGCAGACGGGAGAGCGTTGTTCCGATCCTATTGAAGTATACAATCTAAATGAAGCACCTATTGACCATGATTCCGGAACAGATAAGTGGTATCGCTTTATCGCTTTTGAGGATGGTGATGTTACCATCTCTTCAGTAGGTTTAACCAATCAGGATACCTATTTAGAGATTTATGAGGGTTGTGGTTCGGAAAGAATTGCCTTTAGCGATGACGCCTCGGGTTTACAATCGGAACTTGTGCTGAATGCAAAAGCCAACAAGGCTTACTATATTAAATGGGACAATATTTTTCAACTGGAACCATATGCGTGGAACTTAAAATCGGGCAATTACTCAACGAGCTTACCCGAAATGGAGAATGCTTCTATAGGAGTTTACCCAAATCCTTCGTTCGGACCCGTAACAATAGATCTGCGTGGTTTTGAATCTGAAATGGTTAACATATCGGTAATGAGCGTTACGGGAGCCGCGGTAAAAATGTTCCGCTTGCCCGGTGGAAAAGAAGTAAGTTACGATTTGTCCGACTTAAGTAAAGGTATATATCAAATTGTACTGGAAGATTTGGTTTCGAAAAAAGTGGTGAAGTTCTTGAAAAAATAA